Below is a genomic region from Meleagris gallopavo isolate NT-WF06-2002-E0010 breed Aviagen turkey brand Nicholas breeding stock chromosome 5, Turkey_5.1, whole genome shotgun sequence.
TGGTCTAAATGCACTTGAGCACGTCATATCAAACTCCTATCCATGATAACTGCTACAATTCATGGTCTGAAAGagttcagcctctgctccaTTACACTAAACTTACTGAGTAGATTTATCCAAGGGTCAGAACAACCTGGCACAACAGCCTAAGCTAATGACTTCCACAGAAACATGTATGACTGCACCCACAAGAACTATATTAGAACACCAGCACAGTCGTTATGCTCGGTCAAAGACTAGGTAAGATGTTCTCAAAATCAGAGCTGCCCTGTAACCCCACCTTGCCTCTTCTACACAAGTAATATCAGCCCCAAGAGCTAGCTGAACGCTGTCGTGCTTTCACACTTCAGCCACTGCAGTAGTTGGAGCAGTGCTCACTGGCAATGTTTTACTTTAAGCACTCCAGAAATTGCCCCAGCATTTATCAACTGAGCACTAACTGAACGCAGAAGTGTCTCCACAGGTAGAATTAATCGTTTCTATTGCAGGGCTCTCCTGTGGTCTCTATTTAACACACCAAACTGCACTGCCATTGTCCAGCAAATTCCACACAATACAGAGTAAATAAGTgttaatttcccttttttttttggagggggaaaGGGGGTGGAGTGTCATAAATTAGAGGGAGGAATGCTCAGACTGAAAGAATGTGTCAGTTTTGAGGATCTATTCTAAGGCACGTAGCATCTGCTCCCTTTCTCCTGAAGAACTAAAAACTTAACTATTGTTCAGAGGAGCATTCAGTGACTTTGTCAGCAACTTTGgttttgctcagtttttctGCAAATTGGATCTGTGTCCCATACACGTCATGCAGGAGAAGCTGCAGAACTGCCGTCACTATCACAGGAATTTTGATTTATGACAGAATTTTCCAGCAATATCAGGAAGGCAgggcagagagaaaacagttcTCCAAGGTATCATTTAACTACCTCAACATTAATTGCTTTCACAAGACAACAAGCATTTTTCTAGTGAtaaggtacttttttttttttttctaaaccaCGATCTGCTCAGCACTAAGTTTTGAGGCAAAAGTCAAAGTCAGCCAAATAGCTAAGCTCTCCTCTAAAGTTCAGGGACATCACAGATGCCCAAGGAATCAACAAACTACTATTTCTTAACTTTAGGAGAAGCAGCTTGACAAATTTGGATGAAGTTTTTAATGGAGGAGATTTAACCTTTTCCACTCAAAATATGTGCCATGTAACATTTCAGCCGAGGCAGCTGAAGCCACCTGATCCATGCCACTGAAAACAACTTATAAAAGGAACAGTCTGATAACTCTCAATAGCACTGCTCAGTCTTGCTTAAAGCAACTAATGTGTTACCACAGGACCGTGGAGACCATGTCAGAGTCCAAAGATCTGCTATTTTAATCACACACATTAAGTAAGTACAATCACTGAAGCTTGCAAGTGCAATTGATGTCCAGTCATCCGTTTCATTAACTGCAcagctcctcctctctgctgtcACCTTACCTTCTGCACAGCTTTTCGAAGAATGTTTTTGTACTCCTCCTTTGTAATCTCCCTCTTCTGGTAAAAGGGTTTGATAGCAAGTTTCACTTCTTCTACAGCCCtttcctgcatgtgaagcttcTTCATGTActgcacagcaaagaaaagtTTGTTACCATGCGTTAGCATGCAAGCACTTTCTGCATCTATTTTTCTCAGAAGTGCatgaataatgaaaatactCATTTCACCTTTCAAAAAACCACGTAAGAATCAGTCTCAAAAGATCTGCTTTAACAATCTTGAAACAAAGCACACTTCGTGCTATGAGGAATCCTTGCTTTGTAACACTATTCTGTcttagaaaatgtgtttttaacaAGCGAACGTAGCATCCACTTACTAATCTTCATCTCCTTCTTCACTTCCAGCAGCTCTAAAGTAAACATCTGTCTATCAAAATAGTGACAGAATCTAAAAGCAGCAAGTCACAGCCACACAAAGAGAGCCTCAGATATCTCTGCAAGCGCTCTAAAAATTACGAAGTTGCTTACAAATTAAGGAGAAGAGATGGCATCAAAACTTACTCTGTAAGATCAAATTCCTAaaaactgctgctcagaaatgaAGGTTCAGTGGGGGACATCATTTCACCAGTTTAACTTTatagtagaaaataaaacatccgGCAAAGTAACTGTTTTTATGTTAACATCTACTGAGAGCTTAGAGCAGATTGTACAGCAAATCCAAAACTTGGCAGCAAAGGACTAGCACTTGCAAAATCTCCAGAGTATTTTACTATCTCTGCAGTTTTAGTGCTGATTAGCAGCAGGATACAGTCCTACCTCTCCATATTGATGCTTACTTCAAAACtgagggagagaagggaaaaaaaacaaataaacaggcGTTTGGAGAAGCCTGGACATTCTGGTTTTCTGAGAAGGACTTCCAAACATTCATGCAAGAAAGTTTCAGCACCGTGAGAATGTatgagatattttaaaatcaaggtTTTATAATAGTTATGAACTAAGTTCAAATCAACAGCTCATTTGTGTACTACTTCTAATTTCTAAATAATGACTAATGCTTCAATTAACTGGACTGCAGGTTGCACGTGCAATTCTAGTTATGCATCTGCCACTTAATAGCATTCACTCACTTCCTCATTCTTTGTTTTATCCACTTCAGGTTTTGgtgctttgattttttcttcttcatttccaaCCGAAGCAGCTTGAATTCCTGGTTCAGATGCAGTAGCCAGGCTGCCTGGCTCCGGAGTCAGGCTTTGGCCTGCCACACAGCCCAGTGCAGGGAGACTGCCCTGCATGATGAACTGAACCGTGGGCTGGCTGACAGGAGCGTATGGGGGAAGGCTTGAGGGCAGAGGTGGTGTCAAAGGTATATTTTGACAGTACACCTGTGAACCAGACACAATTTCATTAATGCAGGTACTCACAAGAGGGAGCATCAGATGAGGATTTTCAGAGTACCTTTTATCCACTGAAATAGGCAGGAAAATATTAGTTTAAATCAGGAAAGCTACAGTCCACCCCTCTGTGCACCAGGAACTAGCAAGAGCCCCAGTCAGCGTGTCACTGATGGAGAGTGTAGAGGCAAAGACTGATGGCACAGACTAATGCCAACAGGCCAATTCTACAGCCTGATTACGATCAGTGAGATGCTGACAGCTTCTCAAACAAGATAACCGTTGATTAAGTAAGTGCTGAAAACACAAGTTGCACATATAGTGCggaatgaaaggaaaacttGCTTCTTCAACTGTAAGAGGCACCTAAAAGACAAAGCGATTAGAGGATTGCTGAGGAGTATGGGCTTTATGAAATGCACTATGCACAGAGGAAGGCCAACTCTGCCATGAGTGGAGGGTGTTGCACAACGAGGGCACAGATGAGGTGGGATGCCTTCCATGACACTTGGCTGTCAGAATAGGAACCAACCTGAGAGGAATCTAGATCAGGAAACATAGGCTCAGGAATCATATAATTGGTTGGAGGAGGCTCATTTAACTGCACCTGATTTAATGTTTGGTTCAAGTCCTCTGCTTTCCAGGCCCCTTCTTTTGCTCGCTGAAGTTTGTAAAACGGCATCCCTGGGTTCCCAAGagatggggaaaataaaaaataaaaagagaacaaaataaaccTCATGGGTCAAAGATTCAAAGCAATTGTACgttaaacaaaaaacatccCAGAACGCCACCAAAACCAATGAAGGATCTAACAACAAGTCTGTCTATAAAGGACTTTGTTTAGCaatcattaacattttaaagcttCTGATAATAGAGGACTTATCATCCACTTGTGCAATTGCTTTTTAGTGGGTTTCCACGAGAACCACACAGCTTTGTCAATACACTTAGTACAGGCAGCCAAGTCAGACTGTTCTTAGCAGCTTTGGCTTATCGCAGCTCACAGGAGCAAGCTAGAGATGTGCAGCACTACTCTGTTTTGAAAAGTCTtaaattctgaaggaaaatcaTTCCAGTTAACTATAAAAAGCATAGAATGCAGACTGTCAGTTCAGAGATCAGGTTGCAATATGTGCTTCAAAGCCAACCTAGTTGCCACTGGCTAGATGAGCTCTGGAAGCAACAGCATGTCCTCTCCAGTTCATTAACATGATTCACTTTGTTATTTGAACAAGTATAAAATACAAGGCTTTCAGGATTGAGAACCATAGAGTCATCCCAGTTCAGACAACAGGCACCCCCATCCTAAGCCTTACACAGCCTGCTTCAACTGCTGTTGGCTTTCTCGAAGAGACTTACTTGGAGCTCTTCCAGCAGACAACACACCACTTTCTTCTTCTTGAAGATTCCAGGTAACTCTCTTCACAGGTGCTTTAGATTTCAACACAGGACCCTGAGATACCACCTCCAGTTCAGGCTGACTGAAATTACTGGCCTTCTCATTGGACACAAGGCACTCATCTTTAACTTCTCTCACACAATCTGCTGTTTGAGAGGAGCTTTGAACTGGTACAGCCTCGGTCTGAGCATGCACTGTAACCTCCTTCTTTGGAGGTGGTTCCATCAGAGGTGGAcataatgcagtattttctattttaactgTAATCTCAAGGTTTGTATTGCTACAGCTACCAAGCAGTCCTGGATCACTCGTATTCATTAATTCTGTTTCAGCAAAAGAATCCACATTACCAATAGGAACACAAACATTTGTGATCTCTGGCACAGGGAATGCAGTTTCACTTGCCACCACCTCACAGGTGGCTTCTGCCTTTGCAGTTTCTTGGGCCTCTCTCTGCTGAACTGGGGTCTCAGTCTGCATTTCTTCAAGTCTGACATTTGGTTGGATGGTTACGGAAAGCGGTTCTAGTACCAGCTCATCCTTTGGCTCCTGTTTGAAGGAATGGGATTGCTCTGGACAGCTGGGTACATTTTCAGCTGGAGgcctttgctctttttctggTGGAGGAGGAAGCGAGGTTTCCTTCGATTtacgttttctttctttagaacGTGATCTCGATCgtggtcttttttcttttgatttgctGCTTTTGTGCTCTTGCGATCGAGATGCAGACCGAGACCGAGACCTCCACTTCCTCTTCTCCCGAGACCTGGATCTTGatctctttctgtctcttgaCCTCAAGCTACTATCTTTATCATACCTCTCGTAGCTTTTGTCTCTCCTGTGTTTCCGCCTCTTTGTCCTCTCAATACTATTTGATCGGGAACGACCCCTCCGTCTTGACCTTGATCGGGACcgtcttttctttttcctattttcataaAACTCAGAATTACTTCCAGGACTACCCGAACGTGACCTagatttccttctctccctaGACCAAGAAGATTTTGCCTTTTTATCCTTAGTTTTAtccttcatcttcttttttttagatCGTTCGTGACTGCTGGAACGGTCAGTAGAAGACCTCCTGCTCTTGGATTTCAGTGTATGTATTTTACTGCTCTCTTCTCCACCTGACCAAGACGTAGATCTGGAGCTTCGGTCCCTTGAGTGTGCTCTGCCCCTAGACCCTGATCGAGATCTCTTCCGCTCTTTGACAagtgcctttttccttttagcCTTCTTCCTGCCTCGGGAACTGGAGTTTGAACAGGATCTGGAACGTGATCGCCGCTCTGTTTGCTCTGTCTTCTGGACTTTCTGCTGCCCATCACTCTTTGATGAACTATCTGGTTCTAGTTTCACATTAATATTAGGTCTAACTAATTCTTCAGCTTTGAAGAACACATCGGGGCCCTCTCTACCCTCCTCCTTTAAGTGCTCTGCATTTGAAACTTGCTTAACAACAGATGAAGTGCAAGGACTGCTCACAAAGTCTTCCTCCTCCATATTGTCTCGTTCCTCTGTATCAGAAATCTGTTCTACAATTCTACTTTCTACTGGCACATCCTCATGAGATTCTGTATTACTAGATGGTACATCAGATTCAGCCCCAGATCCAAAGATGTTTTCTACCGTGTAAGGGGTAAAACGACGAACAGTTTGAAATGTTTGAACTTTTGGATTTTCAATGGAAATCGTCCTGGTAATATTTGTTAGCGGGATCCCTGAGCCAAGCCTTTCTGGACTGCTGCTTGCTGAACTTGAGTCTGACCCTGTTGGCTCAAAGGGATCATATATTTCACTTTTGACTTGCTTCTTCTTAACTGAGAAAAGAGCTGAAGGACTCTCTTTCTGCTGCACCTTGTCATCCACAGGGCGGAAGGTGTTACAGAATCCTGGGTTAGACAGTCTGCTGGAATGTCCTGTGTTCCCAggaatattaattttaaaactctCAAAAGAACTTGAGCTTTTGCTTCTTGAAGTGCCCAGTAGTGAAGAACTGCTATACATGCCTGCATTGGTAGAAAAAGATACCCCGCTTGTACGTGTTTGTTGCTGAGTTTCCCTGGCATTTGACTTCTGACTTTCCATCTTGCTACCCTTTCCCAGCTGATTAGTGCTCTCTTTGCCAGTCAGCTGGGTTATACAGGAGCTGGGAATGTCACAGCTTTGGCTTCCTGTGGGTTCTGAAtccacctgcttgctgctggtTTCCTTTTTAATCTTTGGTATCCTGGGAAGCTCAAATATGTCAATTCTTCTGGGAGGTGGTTTCAATGGTTGCCTCACAGTTACAGCTTTTGAACCAGAATTCAAGTTACAGCACAGGGGCTTTGAAGATGAATCGGTACGTGCAAAGTTTTTAGAGTTTCCATTAAATCTGGGCATTTCATCTGACTTGGAGCCATGCCTGCTCAGACTAGCTACGCTGTGAGTAGTCTGAACAACCTTGGGTGTCACTGAATACTCTGATTTTACAGTTGCTTTTTCTGATGTAGTCTGTGCTAGGTTTGCTGCAGGCTCAGTCCTGTTCGGTGAAGGTGATGAAAATAAGCTTGATGAGGTGGGTCTAGAGCGAGTATTCAGCCCCGAAGAAATGGAAGGTCCAGAAATGGAGCTGTCTGTCATGGTCCCTGAGCGCACCATACTCAGCTGGGGGTTATGTCCTGAACTGTCATCCACTCCTGAGTCTTTTACTGATTTTCTGTGAAGTGGAGCTATGGCATACAAGCAAACAATTAAGTTTTTCAGGGCACATTTCACAATTTTTCCCcgacatgaaaataaatatggagCTAATTATTCTAAATTCCACTTTAGCTTGTAGACATATCATAGAGGAAAAAGGCAGTCTGATTAGGTCAGATGATCAAGATTTAATGTCAGACAATAGCATCCTTGAGGTAACAGCTAATATTTAGGAAACAAATTATTCTGCTCTGCAGATGTAACTAGGTCTGTGTTTATCATCCTGTAATTGCTGATTGATAAAAATGACTGTAGCAGAGGACATTATCAGTAGTAATTTTAAGAATAATGCTCTCAGATTCAATTTGTATAGTATTTCTAAAGAATAGCATGCCAATGAAaaacacagctgcagagcaTATATTCtatacttctgaaaataaacttcttGCCAATGCCCTCATCGTGCTCTTTAAACTGAAGGATAGTTTGCAGGCATGGCAGCAATGCATCACGAACGACAGAAGATCAGGGTACTAAGACTGCTCTGCTCTACCCAATTCTCTACTTTTTATTACACAGCATAAGACTACACAGCATGTACTTTTGAAATAAGATCAGGGCAGACAGGGATAAAACAAACAGGCTAATTCCAATATCAAGTGCCAAACCCTTACctgctttctttgctgtcaGAGAACCATCTCTGTTGATAACCACATCAGAACTACTCATCATGAGGATGCTCTGTCCAGACAGGATACTACCCAACAGATCAGGCACAGGAGCAGCTTCTGCTTCTTGATCAGGACTCAAGGCAGGTACACTGCTTCTGCATGTTTCAGAGGGGTTACATTTCCTTTACTCTTACAGCACTTGttctatacacacacacattacattaaaaagaaaccaaaatcaAGGGCATAAACAGAGGTCAGCCAGAGAAGTTCACTTATAGCTTTGGCTTCACTAGAGTAATTCAGCTCCCATCTCTATGACAAAGAGGAGTATCCCCACAGGAATATCACCAGATAGGAAGCATGTAATCATAACACAGACCTCTGGTAAGCAAATACTTCTAATCTTATTTAAGAATGATGCTTTTTACGTTTTGCATCATGATTTAACTTTTAGAGCATTTAAGATGTATTTGTGAAGCATAAGCCACTATTCAGCACTTCCATCCCAGCTGTCTCTCTTCCCACCAAAACAGGATCTCTCATCAGCTGTTAAAATATACATAGATGCCTAGTGGTAGGGTAGCTAGGAGCATAGCAAAGAATTGCACTGAaaaccagcactgctcccacaCATGGGATAACACTACTCTTTGTGCACTACATACATGGTCTTATGAATATAGTTTTAATTGTAACTCCTCTGGATTTGAAACACGATTTTACTAATTTTTATTggattcattttattttactcaaGCCTGTCTTCAAGGACTTAAAAGGTTTGAGTGTTTATACTGGTTTGCTTGTATGTTTGGCTgctgtttgtttattatttaagataaaaaaagaaaaaagcaaaaaagaaactCACTATAGTTCAGGCAAATCAAACCTTTGGAAAAATTGGATTTCAGCTAAATATTTTTACCTTCTGAACAATGTGCTACTTAAACTATCTCAGAGGACATGCAAAGCTTCCTGGAAGGCTTTCTGCAGAACACAGATGGGACAGATGTACTTCAAGCTATCATAGAAATATGCAATCTTAATCCCAAACAACAAATCTTTGCCTCAAGTCAGATGCATTAGAAGACAGCCATGTAAACCTCTTATAACATTTAACCATTTAGGACGAGCTTCCTTTTCTCCTAATCTTCAACTCCCCCAGATTTGCAGTTTTCTGTGACTCAGTTGATAACGTGTTCCAGCCGTTCTCCTCaagccttttcttcttgtcaTGCTTTTGCTCCTTTTGCCCTACCCTTCTGCACTGCATTCCGTGCCCCAGTCTTGAAACCCCACTGGGACTAGTAGTGGGAGACTCATGCACATGTGTGCACGCACGTACGCACGTACAGGAAATAAAACACCAGTcagacagcaaagcagagcagaacaatTTAATAGAACCTGTTAAGTTGCAGGTTCAAACAGGTTCTTCCAGTTTTCTGAGTTCCAACAAACAGCATAGGAAATGGTGATGCAAGTACATCCCTCATTCTCTCCTATTCTCTCCTTTGGACGTGCAACTAATTTCCTCTGCCCTCTTAAATAAGGGAGCAATTGTTTTACATCTAAACTTCAAAGTAAGAGAGAGACCAGGATGAAAATATCAATTTGAAATTTCAGTGGGAAAGTTAAGAGCCGTAAGTGCTATTATACAAAAATACATGTGGGGCCTTCAACATATAAAGAGTAATTTTTGTGTAAAATGCTGTGGTTATTTATTTACCcatgtgtgcatgtgtaggCATTTTCAAAATACCATAGTAAGAAAAATGTTAGATCAGAATGATCACTTGATGACAGGGTCACTGcacaattaaaaagaacaaaacaaaagaaacacttGATGGAATTTTACCTGGGAAGTCCCACAGAAACAGGTCTAGCTACAGGACGGTGAGACCTCAATGCTGACTGGGAGAGAACTCTCCTTTTGGCACTCAGTGGTGAATCTGGATTTGCTGGAACCTCTTCATTACTGTGGGTAGATTGAACATATACAAACCCCCAAATTACTGCCAAATGGATGAATTGGATAACACCATTAGAACATATATGCCTAGAGAGTATTAGCTATTTTATCATGATCCATAAAGACCTGTGCCATATATCTATTTTCAGTTGCTAAGCAGAACTGCATAACAAAAGAAAGATTCAAATGtaggtttttaattttaaagtattaGATGTGTAGTTTCTTTCCAGAAGATTGTCAAAAAGGTTTGCTCAGTAGGAAATTCAATAACCTCCAAAATCCAGAGCTTAAGACTGATACAAATTATGGTATACTAAGATTTCTCCAGAATTTAAAGCATCTGGagaaaggaacaggaaagaaGCAGCCACCTAATTCCACATGAATTTACTGTTCACTGTATAACAAAAATGCTGCTATCTTCGAATAAATAAAGAATTATTAGCACCTGACTCCTATGACATTACTCAAAGCTGGAATCTGAAGATCTTATGAAAGATTTTCACGAGGCTTACCATTTCAGCAAACCTGTTTTAAGAAGGCTGATTCTTTAAGAGCTCAGCAACTTGgccaaggaaggaagaaagaacaagtACAGCATTACATTATTGTAAACTGTGTATCCAAAGCTATTTTCAGATGTGACATTTACACTCTTTGCACAAAGTCACAAGctcttttccaaaatataaCCCAACACTCAAACTGTTAAAGTCTCAAAATATCCCAGGTTTCAAATGTTGATGATGATACAAATACATCCATGCATATGTACAAACAACTCAAGACTTGTAAAATTATCTTTGGATTATAGTCTCAGACACTCATGACATCTTACCCTTCATAAGGATCCAATTCATATGGGTCTCCAAACACAGACAGAGAAGCTGCACCAATATCTGCTCTCATCAGACCAAGTGAGGGCTCCGTTGGTTTGTACATGGAAGGAATTGAGGCCCCACGCACAGGTTTGCTAAGACCAAGTGTTCTTGCAATGCGGGAGCGAGCAGTAACCTCGTTTTTTACCTGCACAGATGCAAAGACAGGTTATTTGTATGTTCAAGGCAGGTACAAATTGTTCACTTAGCCAAAGTACAATGACCAGGTTACTACTGTCAGTAGAAACCATATACATctatttgctttcaaaaagtTTATGGAACTTCTAATCATGGCCTAGATTTCACTTCATACATAGACTGTACATATTAACTTCAGTGACCAGACAGGTTAAATTTCTACAAGACTGTCACTGAAAATCGTCAGCTCTGTAGATAGGATGTAAATTCCCACTAAGATAGCTGAGGACAAAAGTCAAGTTGTCAGAGTATTCAGTGTAGTTCCTATCAGGACACCAACCACAAATGAAAGGGATTTTGAGTGCCCTTATATATGATTAATTGGATTTGCAACAACATAGACACAAGCATCCATAGCTTGTTAAAGAGAACAGGTGGTGAAAATTTAACTGAGCTTGCATAAATATTGATGAAACTTTATGGCAACTTTACTTGCTTTATGGCAAGAGCACAACACAAAGCCTGTGGGACATCCTTCGGTGTGATCCCTACAGTTCAGGTACCAGGACTTGTCAGCAAATCCAGCAGGCCTGCTTAGAAGTTGTAATTCATTTCTAGGTCAAATCATTTTTCTGAAGTACACATTCTACAGAtatttccatcagaaaaaaaagaaaaatctatccACTACAAGATGGTATTTTTACATTTAACACCATGTTATAATGCTTTTATAAATTAAGTAGCAGAAAGTCAGTGGATTCTGATACTGGCAGAAACTCACATGTGATCTTACTcttatcttttttcctcttctcttcttcatcaAACGCTTGCGTCTTTTCAGCTGTGTCCCTGACGTTTTCTTCCCAGCAGAAGATTTTGTCTGAGTTCTTTTCTtgcctgctgctttcctcctcctaCCTAATGGGACACAAGACAACCAAGTATCTGGCTAAGTGCTCGTGCTGCATTGTTCCCTATACTCTCCTCCTCATATTCTCATAGTATACAAAGCAGCTCAAAGTGATCTACAGTGTGCTGCCACTGCATAAATCAGAAGTGAAATCATTAGATTTTAAATgatgcttttaaataaaaagtcatGTGTTTATGTGCACAGGTGTGACAGCATACAGCTGCTCTAAAGTATTTGGTATGATTCGAGCTCTTTTCCCCTCAAATTTTATTCTTGCAGATGGAAGCCATAGAAGCCTCCTGATGCTCTtacctgtttttctcttctgtctaGCAGGAGCTCGCAGGGTAAGAGGACGTTGGTAGATGGCTGTGTTTAGGCCTGCTACAACTGCCTCAATTGTTTCATCCAGAAGAGAGGACATGAGGTACCTCGGCACATGCTGTGTGTGAGATTAGAAGATACATGATACAGGCAGCTTAAGATCAGCAGCAAGTTGGTTACAAATGCAATTTGAGATTCAAATGAGAAATATGAAAAACTAAAGTGCCAGTAAAGCACTTATGTCATTTTTCTCACCGATTGATTACCACATGAAGGAGAACCTGACCTTGCCCTTCCGACTCCTTCATCACTACAGGTCTTTTCTATCCTAACACTGACTCTGTAAAGAGTGTACAGCCACACAAGTCCACTGAACAGACCTTTGGTTCATCAAACAAAGCATGATGAGCAAATACTGAAAGTCAATGCAGTATGGGTCCCCCATCTTAAAGTCCTCATTCTTTAATACTCAGGTAAATGTGCCCAGAGGCAGTACCACTAGCAGCAGCATTTCAATTTCCCTCTTCAGAAAACTCACTGAAATGGTAGGTGTGAGTCCATCTTCAGAGCACTGCTTCCTTGTGATAAGCAAGGGCTGTTCCTTCAAACTTTCAAATTCTTCTTCTCTAGACTAACGGTCAACCACACTCAAAAGCATTTGAAGTGTATGCATTCTGAAGtatcagttcttttctttgGTTGGAAAGAGGTTATGAGCAGGTTTTTCTGAATAGCTACATTACGCTGGCCATACTCATGCCAACCATATCCCTAGAATGTCCCTAACCCTCCTCTCCTTTCAGCTACAGCGATGGGATGGATATGATAAAAACCTAAGGCACCTACTTCAGACTCTGTTTAGAGCTCCAATTTAGATAATTTGGATTTTGATGCAAAATTTCTCTCCTCCTATTATAATGATTTTGATGACAAAtctgaaacaaataaacagaaagacCACCCACTCCCAACACTCCACAGCTCCTGACTATTTTGCTACGGACAGTCAACACTCAGACAGATTAGCTACTTAA
It encodes:
- the PHRF1 gene encoding PHD and RING finger domain-containing protein 1; translation: MFPQTCPVGFQRRPHTQGFQHVAPYNSLHSENRHLDEFAEQEEGVDLQCPAMDDDSQDELINKNAALGKGRRQSLALLSETESNGGNSCESEGDTGSEEEEDDTEEEGGEEDKEESEDEELEDCEDDDEEEEEEETEAAVGGMASPLKLKPHMNGVNISSDEDGENCPICLNTFRDQAVGTPENCSHYFCLDCIVEWSKNANSCPVDRILFKYINIRAHFGGKVLKKIPVENTKTQGSEGEDDPTFCEVCGRSDREDRLLLCDGCDAGYHMECLNPPLSEVPVDEWFCPACVPMDVSASADTDHVSEEEVAALMADVTPTTSRLRPHVRTRAIARTRQSERVRATVNRNRITTAQQIQHVPRYLMSSLLDETIEAVVAGLNTAIYQRPLTLRAPARQKRKTGRRRKAAGKKRTQTKSSAGKKTSGTQLKRRKRLMKKRRGKKIRVRSHVKNEVTARSRIARTLGLSKPVRGASIPSMYKPTEPSLGLMRADIGAASLSVFGDPYELDPYEGNEEVPANPDSPLSAKRRVLSQSALRSHRPVARPVSVGLPRSSVPALSPDQEAEAAPVPDLLGSILSGQSILMMSSSDVVINRDGSLTAKKAAPLHRKSVKDSGVDDSSGHNPQLSMVRSGTMTDSSISGPSISSGLNTRSRPTSSSLFSSPSPNRTEPAANLAQTTSEKATVKSEYSVTPKVVQTTHSVASLSRHGSKSDEMPRFNGNSKNFARTDSSSKPLCCNLNSGSKAVTVRQPLKPPPRRIDIFELPRIPKIKKETSSKQVDSEPTGSQSCDIPSSCITQLTGKESTNQLGKGSKMESQKSNARETQQQTRTSGVSFSTNAGMYSSSSLLGTSRSKSSSSFESFKINIPGNTGHSSRLSNPGFCNTFRPVDDKVQQKESPSALFSVKKKQVKSEIYDPFEPTGSDSSSASSSPERLGSGIPLTNITRTISIENPKVQTFQTVRRFTPYTVENIFGSGAESDVPSSNTESHEDVPVESRIVEQISDTEERDNMEEEDFVSSPCTSSVVKQVSNAEHLKEEGREGPDVFFKAEELVRPNINVKLEPDSSSKSDGQQKVQKTEQTERRSRSRSCSNSSSRGRKKAKRKKALVKERKRSRSGSRGRAHSRDRSSRSTSWSGGEESSKIHTLKSKSRRSSTDRSSSHERSKKKKMKDKTKDKKAKSSWSRERRKSRSRSGSPGSNSEFYENRKKKRRSRSRSRRRGRSRSNSIERTKRRKHRRDKSYERYDKDSSLRSRDRKRSRSRSREKRKWRSRSRSASRSQEHKSSKSKEKRPRSRSRSKERKRKSKETSLPPPPEKEQRPPAENVPSCPEQSHSFKQEPKDELVLEPLSVTIQPNVRLEEMQTETPVQQREAQETAKAEATCEVVASETAFPVPEITNVCVPIGNVDSFAETELMNTSDPGLLGSCSNTNLEITVKIENTALCPPLMEPPPKKEVTVHAQTEAVPVQSSSQTADCVREVKDECLVSNEKASNFSQPELEVVSQGPVLKSKAPVKRVTWNLQEEESGVLSAGRAPRMPFYKLQRAKEGAWKAEDLNQTLNQVYCQNIPLTPPLPSSLPPYAPVSQPTVQFIMQGSLPALGCVAGQSLTPEPGSLATASEPGIQAASVGNEEEKIKAPKPEVDKTKNEEYMKKLHMQERAVEEVKLAIKPFYQKREITKEEYKNILRKAVQKICHSKSGEINPVKVANLVKAYVEKYKHMRKHKKSDVEDTREVEN